One part of the Enterococcus sp. DIV1094 genome encodes these proteins:
- a CDS encoding adaptor protein MecA gives MEMEHINENTIRVMIGHEDLEERGVSFLDLLGNHREIENFFYSILEEVDIEEEFQSSEAVTFQVLPKGDGLELFISKNMPDEELGQNNESTLNSADVSEFLQGQMLANEEESDLTESTTASEQRAIFVFSDFEQVIQLANDVQLESAWTDLYQLDGRYYLVVHFWMENLNQTDVENQFARILEFAEKSTRTAEALNEYGQQLMERNALERVKFYFE, from the coding sequence ATGGAAATGGAACATATCAATGAGAATACGATTCGTGTGATGATCGGTCATGAGGACCTAGAAGAACGAGGTGTCTCATTTTTAGATTTATTAGGTAACCACAGAGAAATAGAAAACTTTTTTTATAGTATCTTAGAAGAAGTGGATATTGAAGAGGAGTTCCAAAGTAGCGAAGCTGTCACTTTCCAAGTTTTGCCAAAAGGAGATGGCCTAGAACTGTTTATCAGTAAGAACATGCCAGACGAAGAGCTGGGCCAAAACAATGAATCGACATTGAATAGCGCAGATGTTAGTGAGTTTCTTCAAGGGCAAATGCTTGCGAATGAAGAGGAAAGCGACTTAACAGAATCTACTACTGCAAGTGAGCAACGAGCAATCTTTGTGTTCAGTGACTTTGAACAAGTGATCCAGCTTGCGAATGACGTTCAGTTAGAATCAGCTTGGACAGATCTATACCAATTAGATGGACGCTATTATTTAGTCGTTCACTTCTGGATGGAGAATCTAAACCAAACGGACGTTGAAAATCAATTTGCACGTATTTTAGAATTCGCCGAAAAAAGTACACGAACCGCTGAAGCATTGAATGAATATGGGCAACAATTGATGGAACGAAATGCTTTGGAACGTGTGAAATTTTATTTTGAATAA
- the spxA gene encoding transcriptional regulator SpxA: protein MLTLYTSPSCTSCRKARAWLQEHQIPFVERNIFSEPLNSSELKAILQMTEDGTEEIISTRSKVFQKLNMDLDELPLQELLELVQNNPGLLRRPIMIDNKRLQVGFNEDEIRRFLPRDVRQLELRQAQLMAGL from the coding sequence TTGTTAACACTATATACTTCCCCAAGTTGTACTTCCTGCAGAAAGGCTCGTGCGTGGTTGCAAGAGCATCAGATTCCATTTGTAGAGCGAAATATTTTTTCAGAACCACTTAATAGCTCTGAGTTAAAAGCGATCTTACAAATGACGGAAGACGGAACAGAAGAAATTATTTCTACACGTTCGAAAGTTTTTCAAAAATTAAACATGGATCTTGATGAGTTACCATTACAAGAACTTTTAGAACTTGTACAAAACAACCCAGGATTGTTACGTAGACCAATCATGATCGACAACAAACGTCTACAAGTTGGTTTTAATGAGGATGAAATTCGTCGTTTCTTACCACGAGATGTTCGTCAGTTAGAATTACGTCAAGCCCAGCTAATGGCTGGCTTATAG
- a CDS encoding HAD family hydrolase: MIKSVVFDVDDTMYDQQQPFKNSVKNVIPQVTDEDMHDLYIRFRHHSDENFPKVMAGEWTLDYMRAHRISQSLIDLGYSPIPDDKCLFFQEVYEEELANICLHPEVKKTLDYLKENNVPLGIITNGPTDHQTKKLNQLQLTNWIPADCMLVSQATGFQKPEKEIFQLAEKTFNMSPDETLYVGDNYENDVLGAKSANWQTLWFNHRKRSINECPVCDSEINEFDQLLPAIKVALGEAQLV, translated from the coding sequence TTGATTAAATCAGTTGTATTTGATGTTGACGATACAATGTATGATCAGCAACAACCATTTAAGAATTCAGTCAAAAACGTAATACCACAAGTAACAGATGAAGATATGCATGACTTATATATCCGTTTCCGTCATCATAGTGACGAGAATTTCCCGAAAGTCATGGCTGGAGAATGGACACTTGATTATATGCGTGCACACCGGATCAGCCAATCATTGATCGATTTAGGTTATTCACCTATCCCAGATGACAAATGCCTCTTTTTCCAAGAAGTGTACGAAGAGGAGTTGGCGAATATCTGCCTTCACCCTGAAGTGAAAAAAACACTTGATTATCTTAAAGAAAATAATGTTCCATTAGGGATCATCACGAACGGCCCAACGGACCACCAAACCAAAAAATTAAATCAACTTCAATTAACAAATTGGATTCCTGCTGATTGCATGTTAGTTTCACAAGCAACTGGCTTTCAAAAACCAGAGAAAGAGATTTTCCAATTAGCGGAAAAAACGTTCAATATGTCACCAGATGAAACACTATACGTCGGTGATAATTACGAAAACGACGTGTTAGGCGCGAAGAGTGCCAATTGGCAGACCTTGTGGTTCAATCACCGGAAACGTTCAATCAATGAATGTCCAGTGTGTGATAGCGAGATCAATGAGTTCGATCAATTGCTACCAGCTATCAAAGTCGCTTTAGGCGAAGCTCAGCTTGTCTGA
- a CDS encoding DEAD/DEAH box helicase produces MKWSIPEKVIARGRQYLQEDRVLSVVPDPEEHVWHAEVLGSELYLVDLDGTAKEIDYCQCPYWEEHHYCKHTVAVELYLRSKQLSRIMQKDQKMIEPTKKTSEGELLTKGFARLKGKSSTKALQPLVIDYHVEQIETNQYHPELSILAVYLRIGFLETPKKTYIVKNIYEFLQAYAEGDTYTVNKQYQFRLERRVFQQEDQRLMDLLAGIAQTQTLLGANGVLVKGKLDKRYLLLPIDQSKSLLERMNQSTRLQLQLNDQNYHGIQFSEETKPLSFQVKKIDKQYQLTAVSDFDLFLSHYQWGIRQGTFYHLTKQQQAVYLTWKQLMKRFEEPEVAFRKKELSSLFKEILPLLNQIGTVDIAEEVTAEIADIPVEFVFVFKKMKGKIQARIDFVYGDVVFSTDERHETHAEQTTEILRDTAQEQRVLDLFRMYRYRKNQTGYERPLPEGEALYLFFRTELAVFRQFGEVRIGKKLRELYLDAQKHQPQIEVEETGSWLDIRFDVTGINEHEIDSVLQSLLRNDAFYTLESGQVLSFDSEEFQQTSKILQQFRETIRSEDGIIQVPKNQGLLIKEQFSGSNASFGDSFQQMTRDLIDPTNYEAALPKNLQAELRDYQKQGFQWLKMLGHYQFGGILADEMGLGKTLQTIAFLLSEKEEKGSLAALIVAPASLIYNWQAEVKKFAPTLSVQVINGNKKEREALLAEKVDIRVTSYASLRQDLAEYQASTINYLVLDEAQMVKNSSTKTAQALRELHIPQRFALSGTPIENSLEELWSLFATIMPGFFPNRTRFRELTTDEIAQMIRPFVLRRDKQTVLKDLPEKTEMNLYSALTEEQKTVYLAYLRQMREEVSAMDSESFKKNRIGILAGLTRLRQICCDPRLFVEDYQGGSGKLEQVKDLLLAAKENNRRVLLFSQFTGMLTILQEELADLGLSTFYLRGSTKAQDRLTMVDAFNAGEKDVFLISLKAGGTGLNLTGADTVILYDLWWNPAIEEQAAGRAHRIGQKNVVEVWRMIAEGTIEERMDSLQQEKRELFQKVIQGNEEQLTKLTEEDIRLILSIGETDE; encoded by the coding sequence ATGAAATGGAGTATTCCGGAAAAAGTCATTGCAAGAGGGCGTCAATATTTGCAAGAAGACCGTGTGTTATCGGTTGTCCCAGATCCAGAAGAACATGTGTGGCATGCAGAGGTTTTAGGTAGTGAGCTGTATTTAGTCGATTTAGATGGCACGGCAAAAGAAATCGACTACTGTCAATGCCCTTACTGGGAAGAGCATCATTATTGCAAGCACACTGTTGCAGTAGAGTTGTATTTACGATCAAAACAACTGTCTCGCATCATGCAGAAAGATCAAAAAATGATCGAACCGACGAAGAAAACGAGTGAAGGAGAATTATTGACAAAAGGATTTGCCCGACTAAAAGGGAAAAGTTCTACGAAAGCTTTGCAACCTTTAGTGATCGATTATCATGTCGAGCAGATCGAAACCAATCAATACCATCCAGAACTTTCGATTTTAGCGGTGTATCTACGTATCGGCTTTTTAGAAACGCCGAAGAAAACATATATCGTAAAAAATATTTATGAGTTTCTACAGGCTTATGCAGAAGGGGATACCTATACCGTCAATAAGCAATACCAATTTCGTTTAGAACGCCGCGTCTTCCAACAAGAAGATCAACGACTAATGGATCTACTGGCGGGTATTGCCCAAACCCAAACACTATTAGGGGCAAATGGGGTCTTGGTAAAAGGAAAATTGGACAAACGCTACTTGCTTTTGCCAATCGATCAATCGAAATCTTTGTTAGAGCGAATGAATCAATCCACACGGTTGCAATTACAGCTCAACGATCAAAATTACCATGGCATCCAATTTTCTGAAGAGACTAAACCGCTAAGTTTTCAAGTCAAAAAAATTGACAAGCAGTATCAATTGACTGCTGTGAGTGACTTTGATTTGTTCTTGTCTCACTATCAGTGGGGAATCAGGCAAGGGACCTTTTACCATTTGACGAAACAACAACAGGCAGTCTACTTAACTTGGAAACAGCTGATGAAACGATTTGAAGAGCCAGAAGTTGCCTTTCGAAAAAAAGAACTGTCTTCTTTATTCAAAGAAATTTTACCGCTGCTAAATCAAATAGGGACAGTTGACATCGCAGAAGAAGTGACAGCCGAAATCGCTGATATCCCAGTGGAGTTTGTCTTTGTTTTCAAAAAAATGAAAGGAAAGATCCAAGCAAGAATCGACTTTGTATATGGCGACGTTGTGTTCTCGACGGATGAACGCCATGAAACACACGCTGAGCAAACCACCGAGATATTAAGAGACACAGCGCAAGAACAGCGCGTCCTTGATTTGTTCCGCATGTATCGTTATCGGAAAAATCAGACCGGGTATGAACGTCCATTACCCGAAGGCGAAGCATTGTATTTATTTTTCCGGACAGAACTAGCTGTTTTTCGTCAATTTGGCGAAGTGCGTATAGGTAAAAAATTACGCGAATTATATCTAGATGCGCAAAAACATCAACCACAGATCGAAGTAGAAGAAACAGGCTCCTGGCTAGATATCCGTTTTGATGTGACGGGTATCAATGAGCATGAAATCGACAGTGTCTTGCAGAGCTTGCTACGAAATGATGCGTTTTACACGTTAGAAAGTGGGCAAGTGCTATCGTTTGATTCAGAAGAGTTCCAACAAACGAGCAAAATATTGCAACAGTTTAGAGAAACGATCCGTTCAGAAGATGGCATCATCCAAGTGCCTAAAAATCAAGGATTGCTGATCAAAGAACAATTTTCTGGGAGTAATGCCAGCTTTGGTGACTCTTTTCAACAAATGACCCGTGACTTGATCGATCCTACGAATTACGAAGCCGCTTTGCCGAAAAATTTGCAAGCAGAGCTTAGAGATTATCAAAAACAAGGGTTTCAATGGTTGAAAATGTTAGGGCATTATCAATTTGGTGGTATTTTAGCCGATGAAATGGGTCTAGGGAAAACTTTACAGACAATTGCTTTTCTACTTTCAGAGAAGGAAGAAAAAGGTTCACTGGCTGCTTTGATCGTCGCACCGGCGAGTTTGATCTATAACTGGCAAGCGGAAGTGAAGAAGTTTGCTCCGACCTTGAGTGTCCAAGTGATCAATGGGAATAAGAAAGAACGAGAAGCCTTGTTAGCTGAAAAAGTAGATATTCGTGTGACTTCTTATGCGAGCTTACGCCAAGATCTTGCTGAATATCAAGCATCGACCATCAATTATTTAGTGTTGGATGAAGCGCAGATGGTGAAAAACAGCAGTACAAAGACTGCCCAAGCTTTAAGAGAATTGCATATCCCTCAGCGATTTGCTTTGAGCGGTACACCGATTGAAAATAGTCTTGAAGAGTTATGGTCATTATTTGCTACGATCATGCCAGGCTTCTTTCCGAATCGGACACGATTTAGAGAGTTGACAACAGATGAAATCGCACAAATGATCCGTCCATTTGTTTTAAGAAGAGATAAACAAACCGTTCTCAAAGATTTGCCAGAAAAAACAGAGATGAATCTTTATTCTGCATTAACAGAAGAACAAAAAACAGTGTATCTTGCGTATTTAAGACAAATGCGTGAAGAAGTATCAGCGATGGATTCAGAGTCATTCAAAAAGAATCGGATCGGTATTTTAGCAGGATTGACACGGTTACGTCAAATTTGTTGTGACCCTCGTTTATTTGTCGAAGACTACCAAGGGGGATCAGGTAAGTTAGAACAAGTGAAAGATTTGTTATTAGCGGCAAAAGAAAATAACCGTCGTGTCCTTTTGTTCTCACAATTTACAGGGATGCTGACGATACTGCAAGAGGAATTAGCCGATTTAGGTTTGAGTACATTCTATTTACGAGGAAGTACAAAAGCACAAGACCGTTTAACGATGGTCGATGCTTTTAATGCAGGTGAAAAAGACGTCTTTCTGATTTCACTCAAAGCCGGAGGCACTGGATTGAATCTAACGGGAGCAGATACAGTCATCCTTTATGATCTATGGTGGAATCCAGCAATCGAAGAACAAGCTGCGGGAAGAGCGCATCGTATTGGGCAAAAAAATGTCGTTGAGGTCTGGCGAATGATTGCCGAAGGGACCATTGAGGAACGGATGGATTCTTTACAGCAAGAAAAACGGGAATTATTCCAAAAAGTGATCCAAGGAAATGAAGAACAATTGACGAAGCTGACAGAAGAAGATATCCGTTTGATTCTAAGTATTGGTGAAACGGACGAATAA
- a CDS encoding AAA family ATPase — protein MKPQTLRLKNFGPFINETIDFSKLTQASLFLITGKTGAGKTTIFDGMTYALFGETSGRLRSGKEMRSLFATPEDETIVLFSFEHQQLRYEIERKPEQLLAKRKGEGMRKQAAKVSLTIFDEKGKEIRQLTKRSEVDQEIKELLNLDAKQFAQIVLLPQGEFRNFLISSSSEKETVLRNLFGTQFFQRFNEQLKEKAKNKQKELDHLEQELVLLQRQFSSHDEQQEAGLHSFETVINEWEEQQAQIATKIATEQEVLEQLKEEQKISETDYYHGKNQQSAYEEKQKLLGEQQELNEQQLMIEEKQRWLTRYELAQELRMPLERSEEYQGSLAEQNEEKQQLTTRFNEVASALQNWQEQQETRENLEQKIAKMSQALQDKQRLIPVADAFREKQSALSELEKAFSDLQQQTQQLATEQLILQEKQQESQTILATQGKLQEEQLAYERLRLEEERYCEQQQRLEQLEKELGQNHQQLEQATEQLLASQKLLEQQTQEFKQCKSDWAKSQIAYLQTLLVPGEPCPVCGATEHPLTPDHHDSVEENIVVLEENMTRAEKAIEKTHQEIGRKEAEIEEMKQQLARLKQQQLETSQQLEQQAVYLSTELKAIFQIDAKEDIARAFAEIEKNLKDRLQKIKEAEEAQVTIVEELASNQEKSEQVKAQQTRHNEKIQRIQGELAGLRQQLGTENIDTLAKEADQLVEQVVVNKKDLEGQLAQGEKLQQESAILTTKIDTLTEQIAKTTAQFEKEQRKITGFLEQHSDFSSQEAVAALLEDTATYEHAKTMIKEYQTKQLVLSTRLEQLQHVTFDENPQDLTVLSEQIEKIKQAIEEQQQLIYHLQQEHRNNQRVMVEYTTSYQNSQEQLDELVELQQLSQTMNGENPKKTSIERYVLQVYLQEVLQVANEHLMRLTKSRYQFELDEEVGSYRGKTGLEINVYDDEAGTTRGSHTLSGGESFIAALSLALALAEVIQAQAGGITIEALFIDEGFGSLDEEALEMAMEALETVESEGRMIGIISHVRELKERVLQQIRIDTKGSGQSEIRYHFG, from the coding sequence ATGAAACCACAGACGTTACGATTGAAAAATTTTGGCCCTTTTATCAATGAAACGATTGATTTCTCAAAATTGACCCAAGCTTCCTTGTTTTTGATCACAGGAAAAACCGGAGCAGGGAAAACAACGATTTTTGATGGCATGACTTATGCACTTTTTGGGGAAACATCGGGAAGACTGCGTTCAGGTAAAGAGATGCGGTCGTTGTTTGCGACACCAGAAGATGAAACGATCGTCCTTTTTTCGTTTGAACATCAACAGTTACGTTATGAAATCGAGCGTAAGCCAGAACAGCTGTTAGCGAAACGCAAAGGCGAGGGAATGAGAAAACAGGCAGCAAAAGTTAGTTTGACGATTTTTGATGAAAAAGGAAAAGAGATCCGACAACTAACAAAACGCAGCGAAGTGGATCAAGAAATTAAAGAATTATTGAACTTAGATGCGAAACAGTTTGCACAAATCGTTTTATTGCCGCAAGGAGAATTCCGAAATTTCTTGATTTCCTCTAGTAGTGAAAAAGAAACAGTTTTACGGAACTTGTTTGGCACACAATTTTTTCAACGATTCAACGAACAATTGAAAGAAAAGGCCAAGAACAAGCAAAAAGAACTGGATCATTTGGAACAAGAATTAGTCTTATTGCAAAGGCAATTTAGTTCCCATGATGAGCAGCAAGAGGCTGGCTTACACTCTTTTGAAACAGTCATCAATGAGTGGGAAGAGCAACAAGCCCAAATTGCAACAAAGATTGCCACAGAGCAAGAAGTGCTCGAGCAACTGAAAGAAGAACAAAAAATCAGCGAAACAGATTATTACCATGGGAAAAATCAACAATCTGCGTATGAAGAAAAGCAAAAACTGTTAGGAGAACAGCAAGAACTCAATGAACAACAGCTAATGATCGAGGAGAAACAAAGATGGCTGACGCGTTATGAACTTGCTCAAGAATTGCGGATGCCACTTGAACGTAGCGAAGAGTACCAAGGATCACTTGCGGAACAAAATGAGGAAAAGCAACAACTGACGACACGTTTCAATGAAGTGGCAAGTGCTTTACAGAACTGGCAGGAACAGCAAGAGACACGAGAAAATCTCGAACAAAAAATAGCGAAAATGAGCCAAGCGCTCCAAGATAAACAACGATTGATCCCAGTTGCCGATGCTTTTAGAGAAAAACAATCGGCGCTTTCGGAATTAGAAAAAGCGTTTAGTGACTTACAGCAACAGACCCAACAGTTGGCAACAGAGCAATTGATCCTCCAAGAAAAACAACAAGAGAGTCAAACGATCTTGGCTACACAAGGGAAATTACAAGAAGAACAGTTAGCCTATGAACGTTTACGTTTAGAAGAGGAGCGGTACTGTGAACAACAGCAACGTCTCGAACAACTCGAGAAAGAGCTAGGACAAAATCATCAACAATTGGAACAAGCTACAGAGCAATTATTAGCAAGTCAAAAATTATTAGAGCAACAGACACAAGAATTCAAGCAATGTAAAAGTGATTGGGCAAAGTCCCAAATTGCTTATTTACAAACACTGCTAGTGCCCGGTGAACCATGTCCGGTTTGTGGTGCCACAGAGCATCCTTTGACACCGGATCATCATGATTCCGTTGAAGAAAACATCGTTGTGCTTGAAGAAAATATGACGCGAGCAGAAAAAGCGATTGAAAAAACGCACCAAGAAATTGGTCGAAAAGAAGCGGAAATCGAAGAAATGAAGCAACAGCTTGCTCGTTTGAAGCAGCAACAATTGGAAACGAGTCAACAGTTGGAGCAACAAGCCGTTTATTTAAGTACAGAATTAAAAGCAATCTTTCAAATTGATGCAAAAGAGGATATTGCTCGTGCGTTTGCAGAAATCGAAAAAAATCTCAAGGATCGTTTACAGAAAATCAAAGAAGCAGAAGAAGCGCAAGTGACGATTGTGGAAGAGCTTGCAAGCAATCAGGAAAAAAGCGAGCAAGTGAAAGCCCAGCAAACTCGCCATAATGAAAAAATCCAACGAATCCAAGGTGAACTTGCAGGATTGAGGCAACAATTAGGAACAGAGAACATCGATACTTTAGCGAAAGAAGCAGATCAATTAGTTGAACAGGTAGTCGTAAATAAGAAAGACTTGGAAGGTCAGCTCGCACAAGGGGAGAAACTTCAACAAGAATCAGCAATTTTGACAACTAAAATCGACACGTTGACCGAACAAATTGCAAAGACAACTGCTCAATTTGAAAAAGAACAACGCAAAATCACTGGTTTCTTGGAACAACATAGTGATTTTTCTTCACAAGAAGCAGTAGCCGCATTGTTAGAGGACACAGCTACTTACGAACATGCGAAAACAATGATCAAGGAGTATCAAACAAAGCAATTAGTGCTTTCTACTCGTTTGGAACAATTGCAACATGTGACCTTCGATGAAAATCCCCAAGATCTAACTGTTTTGAGTGAACAAATCGAAAAAATCAAACAAGCGATTGAAGAACAGCAACAACTGATTTATCACTTACAACAAGAACATCGGAATAATCAAAGAGTGATGGTAGAATATACGACATCTTATCAAAATAGTCAGGAACAATTAGATGAGTTGGTTGAGTTGCAACAATTATCACAGACGATGAATGGGGAAAATCCTAAAAAAACGAGTATTGAACGCTATGTCTTACAAGTTTACTTACAAGAAGTGTTACAAGTAGCAAATGAACATCTGATGCGATTGACAAAAAGCCGTTACCAGTTTGAGCTAGATGAAGAAGTAGGTAGCTACCGTGGGAAGACTGGTTTAGAGATCAATGTGTACGATGACGAAGCAGGAACGACTCGAGGATCGCATACATTATCTGGCGGAGAAAGTTTCATTGCAGCGTTGTCTTTAGCCTTAGCTTTAGCAGAAGTCATCCAAGCACAGGCCGGTGGTATCACGATCGAAGCTTTGTTTATTGATGAAGGTTTTGGTTCTCTCGATGAAGAAGCGTTAGAAATGGCCATGGAAGCATTAGAAACAGTTGAAAGTGAAGGCAGGATGATTGGGATCATCAGCCATGTACGTGAGTTGAAAGAACGAGTCTTACAACAAATACGAATTGATACAAAAGGTAGTGGACAAAGCGAGATACGCTATCATTTTGGTTAA
- a CDS encoding exonuclease SbcCD subunit D, which translates to MRFLHTADWHIGKKLQGYDLLKEQEHALSEILAIAKREKVDAIVIAGDLYDRSIPAVEAVEIFNRLMIDWNLNEKFPIFAISGNHDSSVRLSAGTEWFSQTKFFLQTRFAEAFEPIEYQNTQFFLLPYFEPISARSYFEDDTIRTIQQAMEKVIERMQGAFDPEKKQVLVSHFFVTGSKKSDSETKIEVGGLDAIPGGLLAPFDYVALGHLHNQAALQQDNARYSGSPLKFSLSEINQKKGVWIVDLTDELVLDFQEITPLYDIAEVTASFKELLDPTFYHTINRENYLQIYLKDRAVIPNMMNQLRAIYPRILGVERVNGRHRSTNKRQTLEIKQPKKLAETFFTEMVDEPMTEQQMSWLEETLQELTETE; encoded by the coding sequence ATGCGTTTTTTACATACAGCAGATTGGCATATAGGAAAGAAATTGCAGGGCTACGATTTACTGAAAGAGCAAGAACATGCATTATCTGAGATTTTAGCGATTGCCAAAAGAGAAAAAGTGGATGCGATCGTCATTGCAGGTGATCTATATGATCGAAGTATTCCAGCTGTAGAAGCAGTAGAGATCTTCAATCGTTTGATGATCGATTGGAACTTGAACGAGAAATTCCCGATTTTTGCCATCTCAGGAAACCATGACAGCAGCGTACGGTTATCTGCTGGAACAGAGTGGTTCAGTCAAACGAAATTTTTTTTACAAACACGTTTTGCTGAAGCTTTTGAACCCATTGAGTATCAAAACACTCAATTTTTCTTATTGCCTTATTTTGAACCAATCTCCGCTAGAAGTTATTTTGAGGATGATACGATCCGGACGATCCAACAAGCGATGGAAAAAGTGATTGAGCGGATGCAAGGTGCGTTTGACCCTGAGAAAAAACAGGTGTTGGTCAGTCACTTTTTTGTAACTGGCAGCAAGAAGTCGGATTCAGAAACAAAAATCGAGGTGGGCGGTTTAGATGCGATTCCAGGTGGATTATTAGCTCCTTTTGATTATGTCGCATTGGGACATTTACACAATCAAGCAGCTTTGCAACAAGACAATGCCAGATATAGTGGTTCGCCACTTAAATTCTCACTTTCAGAGATCAATCAGAAAAAAGGCGTTTGGATCGTTGATCTCACTGACGAATTGGTTTTAGATTTTCAAGAAATCACGCCTTTATATGATATTGCGGAAGTGACTGCCAGTTTTAAAGAATTATTAGACCCCACTTTTTACCATACGATCAACCGCGAAAATTATTTGCAGATTTATTTAAAAGATCGCGCAGTTATTCCCAATATGATGAATCAACTACGAGCGATCTATCCACGAATACTGGGTGTCGAACGTGTGAATGGTCGTCATCGTTCCACGAACAAACGACAGACACTTGAAATCAAACAGCCAAAAAAACTCGCGGAAACGTTCTTCACCGAAATGGTCGACGAGCCGATGACAGAACAACAGATGAGTTGGTTAGAAGAAACGTTGCAAGAACTCACAGAAACGGAATGA
- a CDS encoding lysophospholipid acyltransferase family protein: protein MFYRFMRGVVKVILAVINGNARYENKEVLPKDENYILVAPHRTWWDPLYLAVAASPKSFSFMAKEELFKNPVLRFILTRSNAFPVKRENPGPSVIKTPVKILKSTDLGLIMFPSGTRHATELKGGMALIAKMAKVKIVPAVYQGPLTLGDLFKRKRVIVRFGEPIDLSDIKKTDKEGMAEIERRTQAAFDQLDKEVNPDFKYEIIKKNESE from the coding sequence ATGTTTTATCGATTTATGCGCGGGGTCGTTAAAGTGATCTTAGCTGTTATCAACGGCAATGCCCGCTATGAGAATAAAGAAGTCTTACCTAAAGACGAGAATTACATACTCGTTGCCCCACACCGTACTTGGTGGGATCCATTGTATCTGGCTGTGGCTGCATCACCTAAATCATTTAGTTTTATGGCAAAAGAGGAACTGTTCAAAAATCCTGTGCTGCGATTTATCTTGACCCGTTCAAATGCGTTCCCAGTTAAGAGAGAAAATCCTGGACCAAGTGTGATCAAGACGCCAGTCAAGATTTTGAAGTCCACAGATCTGGGATTGATCATGTTTCCAAGTGGAACAAGACATGCGACTGAATTAAAAGGCGGAATGGCGTTGATTGCCAAAATGGCAAAAGTAAAAATCGTCCCTGCAGTGTACCAAGGGCCACTAACGTTGGGTGATCTATTCAAACGAAAACGTGTGATTGTTCGTTTTGGTGAACCGATCGACTTGTCAGACATCAAAAAAACTGACAAGGAAGGGATGGCGGAAATCGAGCGACGTACCCAAGCGGCGTTTGATCAATTAGACAAGGAAGTAAACCCTGATTTCAAATATGAAATCATTAAAAAGAACGAATCAGAATAA
- a CDS encoding tRNA1(Val) (adenine(37)-N6)-methyltransferase, protein MLHEHERIDQLYAKDIKIIQSSQVFSFSIDAVLLANFARVPKTGQVVDLCAGNGAVGLFLSKQTKAKIDAIELQPRLADMARRSISLNHLEQQMTVHTIDLKESLSVVRHNSCDLVVCNPPYFKGLPTNKKNPNEHLAIARHEIHTTLEEVIQISSKLLKTNGRFALVHRPDRFLEILALMQTYQIAPKRVQFVYPKAGKEANILLIEGIKQGKVDGFKVAPPLFTYDAQGEYTPELREMLYGK, encoded by the coding sequence ATGCTTCACGAACATGAACGTATTGACCAATTATATGCAAAAGATATTAAGATTATTCAAAGTTCCCAAGTTTTTTCCTTTTCTATAGATGCCGTCTTACTTGCCAATTTTGCTCGTGTCCCAAAAACAGGACAAGTCGTTGACCTCTGTGCAGGAAATGGTGCAGTCGGACTATTTTTAAGCAAACAAACAAAAGCAAAGATCGATGCGATCGAACTACAGCCACGTTTAGCTGATATGGCGCGCCGCAGCATCTCACTGAACCACTTAGAACAACAAATGACCGTGCATACCATTGATTTAAAAGAGAGCTTATCAGTTGTGCGGCATAATTCTTGTGATTTAGTCGTTTGTAATCCCCCTTACTTCAAAGGGTTGCCTACCAACAAAAAAAATCCAAATGAACATTTAGCCATCGCCAGACATGAAATCCACACAACACTGGAAGAAGTGATCCAAATCTCAAGTAAACTATTAAAAACAAATGGTCGTTTTGCTCTCGTACATCGGCCAGATCGCTTCTTGGAGATTTTGGCACTTATGCAAACCTATCAGATTGCACCAAAACGCGTCCAGTTCGTCTATCCTAAAGCAGGAAAAGAAGCCAATATTTTACTGATTGAAGGAATCAAGCAAGGAAAAGTAGACGGTTTTAAAGTCGCTCCCCCCTTATTTACTTATGATGCGCAAGGTGAGTATACACCTGAACTCCGTGAGATGCTTTATGGAAAATAA
- a CDS encoding GIY-YIG nuclease family protein, producing MENNHYFYVLHCQDNTFYGGYTTNLARRLQEHNKGIGAKYTRLKKRRPVKMIHAEAYTTRSEATKAEAAFKKQTRRQKESYLKTHPSLPLPDQTS from the coding sequence ATGGAAAATAACCATTACTTTTATGTGCTGCATTGCCAAGACAATACGTTCTATGGCGGTTATACCACTAACTTGGCTCGCCGTTTACAAGAACATAATAAAGGCATAGGTGCTAAATACACACGTTTGAAAAAAAGACGTCCTGTAAAAATGATCCATGCGGAAGCATACACCACAAGAAGTGAAGCCACAAAAGCCGAAGCAGCATTCAAGAAACAAACGCGACGTCAAAAAGAAAGCTATTTGAAGACCCATCCTTCCCTACCTTTGCCAGATCAAACATCGTAA